The Paenibacillus sp. MBLB1832 genome has a window encoding:
- a CDS encoding sensor histidine kinase, translating to MKTNRNLIQAVRMYKFQSLFIKSLILIFLLVIVPFTGLGVVMYVQMNKAIETEISGVNMNSLYRVKDNIETIFKQMERVSLEMTYQDDVASFMFSPTENNNLNSKMQSIHDKISMYTRSFKYMDSLYVFSEKNAYMLSNRFDSTLTDFDDKTWYQNVYQKINSKGPYFDLRKRNGTYPYFISFTLPAYFYETKIGAVTANIDIEELRKFLYQTDTQIENTYIVSDVMVVYSNNRNEFMSNIHDIDMLNNADVPANISAPTTLIKTINKQKYILSVLPSSERNLTYISILPLKNYEQKLKDLRTFLYLFFAIGGIIVLVVSLLISIKTFSPVNQIMSMIDDQEKLEPLMDNNEKSKWNEVRTITNTIFRTIDAKRGLEQELQLRMHSLRKAQTIALQNQTTPHFLYNTLETIKYLAIELTKGHNNVSKMVTALSDLLRRSLDTDTPLTAISDEIQHAKQYVEIMQARYPNKFDVIWQVQETLLSCQILKISIQPLLENAFQHGILPTRNPGQIIITGLRTSDGIVITVSDNGQGMPEDQLISLQQKLASGINLEENHIGLKNLNQRIKLLFGDAYGVFVSPNLHRGLAVFIVIPEKNDSHDII from the coding sequence ATGAAAACAAACCGTAATTTAATTCAAGCTGTGCGAATGTACAAGTTTCAAAGTCTTTTTATCAAAAGTTTAATTCTGATATTCCTCCTAGTTATCGTTCCATTTACAGGTTTAGGCGTTGTTATGTATGTTCAAATGAATAAAGCCATTGAGACGGAAATAAGCGGCGTGAACATGAATTCATTGTACCGCGTAAAGGACAATATCGAGACCATTTTCAAACAAATGGAGCGTGTTTCCCTGGAGATGACTTATCAGGATGATGTTGCTTCCTTCATGTTTTCTCCTACGGAGAATAATAATCTCAATTCTAAAATGCAATCTATCCATGATAAAATTTCGATGTACACACGTTCTTTTAAATACATGGATTCTCTTTATGTGTTTTCGGAGAAAAATGCATACATGCTATCCAATCGATTTGACTCTACTTTAACAGACTTCGATGACAAAACCTGGTACCAAAACGTCTACCAGAAAATAAACAGCAAGGGCCCCTATTTCGATTTACGTAAACGGAACGGCACCTATCCCTACTTCATTTCCTTTACGTTGCCTGCTTATTTCTATGAGACGAAAATAGGGGCTGTTACCGCGAATATTGATATCGAAGAACTTCGTAAGTTTCTTTATCAAACAGATACGCAAATTGAAAACACGTACATAGTCAGTGATGTTATGGTAGTGTATAGCAATAATCGCAACGAATTTATGTCCAATATCCATGATATCGATATGCTAAATAACGCAGATGTCCCTGCTAATATCTCTGCCCCAACTACCTTGATTAAAACCATAAATAAACAGAAATATATTCTTTCCGTGCTACCTTCGAGTGAACGGAATTTGACTTATATCTCGATATTACCTCTCAAGAATTATGAACAAAAATTGAAGGATCTCCGAACATTCTTGTATTTATTTTTCGCAATAGGCGGGATCATCGTCTTAGTCGTATCCTTATTGATCTCTATTAAAACCTTCTCACCCGTTAATCAGATCATGTCGATGATTGACGACCAGGAAAAGTTAGAGCCTCTCATGGACAATAACGAGAAAAGCAAATGGAACGAGGTGAGAACAATTACCAATACGATATTCAGAACCATAGATGCAAAGCGCGGCCTCGAACAAGAGCTACAACTACGCATGCATTCCTTACGGAAAGCTCAAACGATTGCTTTGCAAAATCAAACGACACCGCATTTCTTGTATAACACCTTGGAAACGATTAAGTATCTTGCGATTGAATTAACGAAAGGACATAATAACGTGTCCAAAATGGTCACAGCGCTCTCAGATCTGTTACGACGCAGTCTGGATACAGATACTCCGCTAACCGCAATAAGCGATGAGATCCAGCATGCCAAGCAGTACGTAGAAATTATGCAGGCTAGATATCCGAATAAATTTGACGTCATCTGGCAAGTTCAGGAAACGCTACTTTCTTGCCAAATCTTAAAGATTTCCATTCAACCGCTCCTAGAAAATGCGTTTCAACATGGTATTCTTCCTACTCGTAACCCTGGGCAGATTATTATTACGGGACTGCGTACATCGGATGGAATCGTCATTACCGTTTCCGATAATGGACAAGGAATGCCTGAGGACCAACTCATAAGTCTTCAGCAAAAACTTGCCAGCGGCATTAATTTAGAGGAAAATCATATTGGTTTAAAAAACTTAAATCAACGGATTAAATTACTATTTGGTGATGCATACGGGGTATTCGTTTCACCAAATCTACACAGAGGCTTAGCCGTGTTTATCGTTATTCCTGAGAAGAATGATAGTCATGATATTATATAA
- a CDS encoding WGxxGxxG family protein, whose amino-acid sequence MKKIQTLTLAILLTSTLSLGTVRAYDNTGAGMNSPAGTTSMSTNNNVNNYGTYGTSTGTTSSPSASPMTTQNQTNYGTGTHSYSTNSSNIRAYNTSDSRSNGSNWGWLGLIGLLGLAGMRSRNHVREK is encoded by the coding sequence ATGAAAAAGATTCAAACTCTTACATTAGCTATTTTATTAACATCAACATTAAGTTTAGGAACAGTTAGAGCCTATGACAATACTGGAGCTGGAATGAATTCTCCGGCAGGTACAACAAGTATGAGTACAAATAATAATGTAAATAATTACGGTACTTATGGCACAAGTACAGGAACAACTAGCTCACCTTCTGCTTCACCAATGACTACGCAAAACCAAACAAATTACGGCACAGGAACACACTCATATTCTACTAATTCTTCAAATATCCGTGCTTATAATACGTCAGATTCTAGATCGAATGGATCGAACTGGGGTTGGCTTGGATTGATTGGTCTCCTTGGCCTGGCAGGAATGAGATCAAGAAATCATGTTCGGGAAAAGTAA
- a CDS encoding zinc-dependent alcohol dehydrogenase, whose translation MKALTYQGMKNVKVKEVPDAKIEKSDDILVRITTTTICGSDLHLYNGEIPNMPDDFIIGHEPMGIVEDIGKDVTKVKRGDRVIIPFNVACGQCWFCTHQLESQCDNSNDYLHGDTGGYFGYSETFGGYAGGQAELIRVPYANFIPFKVPEDAEMEDEKLLFLSDIVPTAYWSVDNAGVKAGDTVIILGCGPVGLLVQKFAWLKGAKRVIAIDHVDYRLEHARKTNHVEVFNFKKQDDLLKYLAELTGGGADVVIDAVGLDSEKTFVEKVETLLKLQGGGLGAFRMATKLVRKGGTIQVTGVYGMNYNAFPFGDLFSRNITVKMGQAPVIHYMPELYRQIKEGVFDPTDIISHRVRLDDSEHAYKIFNNKEDNAIKIILKP comes from the coding sequence ATGAAAGCATTAACTTACCAAGGGATGAAGAATGTAAAAGTCAAAGAAGTACCCGATGCAAAGATAGAGAAGTCAGATGATATCCTTGTACGTATCACCACAACTACCATATGCGGCTCGGACCTTCATCTTTATAATGGGGAAATACCCAATATGCCAGATGACTTTATTATCGGCCATGAGCCAATGGGAATTGTCGAGGATATTGGTAAAGATGTGACGAAAGTGAAGAGGGGAGACCGCGTAATAATTCCCTTTAACGTTGCCTGTGGTCAATGCTGGTTTTGTACGCACCAGCTGGAAAGCCAATGTGATAATTCTAATGATTATTTACATGGTGATACGGGAGGGTATTTCGGTTACTCCGAAACGTTTGGAGGGTACGCGGGAGGGCAAGCAGAGTTAATTCGTGTTCCATATGCGAACTTCATCCCTTTTAAAGTGCCCGAGGATGCTGAAATGGAAGACGAGAAGCTTCTATTTCTATCCGATATAGTTCCTACAGCCTACTGGAGTGTTGACAATGCTGGGGTGAAAGCTGGTGACACGGTTATTATCCTTGGTTGCGGTCCTGTCGGATTATTAGTGCAGAAATTTGCTTGGCTGAAAGGTGCTAAACGAGTCATCGCAATCGATCATGTTGATTACCGATTGGAGCATGCACGGAAAACTAATCATGTTGAGGTTTTCAACTTTAAAAAGCAAGACGATCTTCTGAAGTATCTTGCTGAACTTACTGGTGGCGGAGCTGATGTTGTCATTGACGCCGTAGGACTGGATTCGGAGAAGACTTTTGTGGAAAAGGTGGAAACTCTGCTTAAGTTGCAAGGTGGCGGACTTGGAGCTTTCCGGATGGCTACTAAACTAGTTCGAAAAGGAGGCACGATACAAGTAACTGGGGTTTATGGCATGAATTATAACGCGTTCCCCTTCGGTGATTTGTTTTCCCGTAATATTACAGTGAAAATGGGACAAGCTCCTGTTATTCACTATATGCCTGAATTGTATCGTCAGATTAAGGAAGGTGTGTTTGATCCGACAGATATTATCAGCCATCGGGTCCGCTTAGATGACTCTGAACACGCCTATAAAATCTTCAATAATAAAGAGGATAACGCAATCAAGATTATTTTAAAACCATGA
- a CDS encoding ribonuclease J, which translates to MRSTQDQLSIVALGGVNEIGKNMYVIQYNDDIIVIDCGSKFPDESLLGIDLIVPDISYLLENADRVRGLVITHGHEDHIGGIPYIIKQLHMPIYATRLTLGLIKEKLKEHGLLNTTALHEIDANSILTLGAIPLSFFRTNHSIPDCLGIVFDTPQGVVVHTGDFKFDLTPVNEQYADIHKMAAIGQKGVLALLSESTNAERPGFTPSERLVGDHIEEAFTKATGKIFLSTFASNVNRLQQVIDAAEKTNRKIALLGRSMVNVVDIALTLGYLRMPPDMLIEAQDVNRFSPNELVILCTGSQGEPMAALARLASGTHRQVQVSPGDTVILAATPIPGNERNVSRIVDNLFAKGVKVIYGSGSVTGMHVSGHASQEELKLMLTLMKPTYFIPIHGEYRMLYQHRLLAEAIGVESDNIFIINNGEVVDFTGSIARQERRVPNGNTLVDGLGIGDVGHIVLRDRKVLSEDGILIFVLSLSKSDGTVVSGPDIISRGFVYVKESEELMEEVHRIALTTITQLQDAQTNQWGLYKQALKEAVGKYVYTHTKRRPMILPIIIQV; encoded by the coding sequence TTGAGATCGACTCAAGATCAGCTTTCAATAGTAGCCCTCGGAGGTGTGAATGAAATTGGTAAAAATATGTACGTCATCCAATATAACGATGATATCATCGTTATCGACTGTGGTTCCAAGTTTCCAGATGAAAGTCTGTTGGGCATAGATCTGATTGTCCCTGATATCTCCTATCTACTAGAAAATGCGGATAGAGTAAGAGGTTTGGTTATCACTCATGGACATGAGGATCATATCGGAGGTATCCCCTATATTATTAAACAGCTGCATATGCCCATTTATGCTACTCGACTTACTCTTGGCCTTATCAAAGAAAAACTTAAAGAACATGGGCTTCTCAATACAACGGCCTTGCATGAAATTGATGCCAATTCTATTTTAACATTAGGGGCCATTCCGTTAAGTTTCTTTCGAACGAACCACAGCATTCCCGATTGTCTAGGTATCGTCTTTGATACCCCGCAAGGCGTAGTTGTACATACAGGAGATTTCAAATTTGATTTGACACCGGTTAACGAGCAATATGCGGATATTCATAAGATGGCAGCGATCGGTCAAAAGGGCGTACTTGCTCTACTCTCTGAGAGTACGAATGCTGAGCGGCCAGGATTCACACCTTCTGAACGCTTAGTAGGCGATCATATTGAAGAAGCATTTACAAAAGCTACAGGAAAAATATTCCTATCTACGTTCGCCTCTAATGTCAACAGGTTGCAGCAAGTGATCGATGCAGCAGAGAAAACAAACCGTAAAATTGCCCTTTTGGGAAGAAGTATGGTCAATGTTGTAGATATCGCCTTAACACTTGGTTATTTGAGAATGCCTCCTGACATGTTGATTGAAGCTCAAGATGTGAACCGTTTTTCTCCAAATGAGCTCGTCATTCTATGCACGGGAAGTCAAGGGGAACCCATGGCTGCATTAGCCCGATTAGCCAGTGGCACACATCGCCAAGTCCAAGTTTCACCGGGTGATACGGTTATTCTAGCAGCTACACCTATTCCTGGTAACGAACGGAACGTATCTCGTATCGTAGATAACTTATTTGCGAAAGGAGTTAAAGTCATTTATGGATCTGGTTCTGTAACGGGCATGCATGTATCGGGACATGCAAGTCAAGAAGAATTGAAGCTCATGCTGACATTAATGAAGCCGACATACTTTATCCCTATTCATGGGGAGTATCGCATGTTGTATCAACACCGTTTATTAGCTGAAGCTATTGGTGTTGAATCGGATAACATTTTTATCATCAATAACGGGGAGGTAGTGGACTTTACAGGCTCTATAGCTCGTCAAGAGCGGCGAGTTCCGAATGGAAATACGCTGGTTGATGGGCTTGGTATTGGAGATGTTGGTCATATTGTATTGCGAGATCGTAAAGTTTTATCCGAAGACGGCATTCTGATTTTTGTGCTTTCCCTAAGTAAGTCGGATGGCACAGTTGTTTCTGGACCGGATATCATATCCCGCGGATTCGTTTATGTCAAAGAATCTGAGGAATTAATGGAGGAAGTACATCGGATTGCATTAACGACCATCACACAACTACAAGACGCCCAAACGAACCAATGGGGGCTCTATAAGCAAGCTCTTAAAGAAGCGGTAGGAAAATATGTATACACGCATACTAAAAGAAGACCGATGATCTTACCTATTATCATTCAGGTTTAA
- a CDS encoding ABC transporter permease, whose amino-acid sequence MRESALHSMTDKALTKPLRRNSVKRMVKENIALFLLTLPAILYYLIFHYTPMVGVILAFKDYKYSEGILGSSWVGFKNFEFFFTSMDAWRITRNTVSYAGVFIVLGNIAAVTVALLLFEVRGKLALKFYQTSMIMPKFLSWVLVGYMTYALFNPSLGYFNQIIHFFGFESIDVYSNSKYWPYIIVSVEIWKTVGLSSIIYYAALMSVDPELFEAAKIDGAGRLRQIFAISLPSLTPVLTIIIILAIGNLFRGDFGLFYQIPRDIGVLYPTTDVIDTYVYRGLRSGDFGISAAVGLFQSVVGLILIVISNWIVTKIRPENALF is encoded by the coding sequence ATGAGAGAGAGCGCACTGCATAGCATGACAGATAAGGCATTGACGAAGCCACTTCGTCGCAATTCAGTTAAAAGAATGGTCAAAGAGAATATAGCCTTATTTCTCCTAACCTTACCGGCTATTTTATATTATCTAATTTTTCACTATACACCGATGGTTGGTGTCATACTCGCATTTAAAGATTATAAGTATAGCGAAGGTATCCTTGGAAGCTCATGGGTTGGTTTCAAAAATTTCGAATTCTTCTTTACGTCCATGGATGCATGGCGAATTACAAGAAATACAGTAAGTTATGCTGGTGTATTTATCGTATTGGGTAATATTGCGGCCGTTACAGTTGCACTCTTGCTGTTCGAGGTTCGCGGGAAATTGGCTTTAAAATTCTATCAAACATCCATGATCATGCCAAAATTTTTATCATGGGTTTTAGTCGGATATATGACGTATGCGTTATTTAATCCTTCATTAGGTTATTTCAATCAAATCATCCATTTCTTTGGATTTGAGTCGATTGATGTTTACTCTAATTCCAAGTACTGGCCCTATATCATCGTCTCAGTGGAAATTTGGAAAACAGTTGGATTAAGCTCCATTATTTATTACGCGGCTTTGATGAGCGTTGATCCAGAATTGTTCGAAGCAGCCAAAATTGATGGTGCTGGACGATTGAGACAAATATTTGCGATATCACTTCCTTCGCTTACACCAGTGTTAACCATTATCATCATTCTGGCAATTGGCAATCTGTTCAGAGGAGATTTTGGATTGTTCTATCAAATTCCTAGAGATATCGGTGTGTTGTATCCAACAACGGATGTGATTGACACTTACGTTTACCGGGGATTGCGTTCAGGAGATTTCGGGATTTCAGCTGCTGTAGGATTGTTCCAATCTGTTGTTGGACTTATTCTAATCGTCATCAGTAACTGGATTGTTACGAAAATAAGACCTGAAAATGCATTATTCTAA
- a CDS encoding MFS transporter, with amino-acid sequence MTLGNSMLIPVLPSIRNHLQITSFQVSLIITVYSAVAIILIPMAGYLSDRFGRKIIIVPSLLITGIGGLISGLGAWWLEHPYVVILIGRALQGVGAAGAFPIVLPLVGDIYKNESEVSKNLGIVETANTLGKVLSPILGSLLAFVVWFLPFLAIPVLCAISTLLVAFLVKSPKRKDGKEEKVTFRHFLQNIKQIFGNNGRWLSATFAIGCICMFVIFGTLFYLSDTLEDKYHIKSIWKGCVIAIPSAVLCLASFLAGKKIGENKKLMKWITFSGIVLTTASLVFCGFVQSLYWLIGLISLAGIGIGVTLPCLDSLITEGIDKAERGTITSIYSSMRFIGVALGPPLASILVKFSSQIMFYSISGTCVVAAVLALFAIKPSQEEELSPKSSKREAWWQ; translated from the coding sequence ATGACGTTGGGAAATTCCATGCTAATTCCCGTCCTGCCTTCGATTCGTAACCACCTACAGATCACTTCGTTTCAAGTGAGCCTTATCATTACCGTTTACTCTGCCGTTGCTATCATACTTATACCGATGGCAGGTTACTTGTCGGATCGCTTTGGCAGGAAAATCATTATTGTCCCCAGTTTACTCATTACTGGCATTGGAGGTTTGATATCCGGTTTAGGGGCATGGTGGCTGGAGCACCCTTATGTGGTGATTTTAATAGGTCGTGCATTACAAGGAGTAGGAGCGGCAGGAGCATTCCCCATTGTGCTGCCACTTGTCGGTGACATTTACAAAAATGAGAGTGAAGTAAGTAAGAACCTGGGGATCGTAGAAACAGCTAACACGCTTGGTAAAGTACTGAGTCCAATTTTGGGATCCTTACTGGCTTTTGTGGTGTGGTTTCTCCCCTTTCTAGCTATCCCTGTGTTGTGTGCGATATCTACTTTATTAGTTGCATTTCTAGTCAAATCTCCCAAGAGAAAAGATGGGAAAGAAGAAAAAGTAACGTTTAGGCACTTTCTTCAAAACATTAAGCAAATATTTGGTAATAACGGCCGATGGTTGTCCGCTACTTTTGCCATTGGCTGTATTTGTATGTTTGTTATTTTTGGAACACTGTTTTATTTATCAGACACACTCGAGGACAAATATCATATTAAAAGCATATGGAAAGGATGTGTAATAGCCATCCCATCGGCAGTGCTTTGCCTTGCTTCATTCCTTGCAGGCAAAAAAATTGGTGAAAACAAAAAATTAATGAAGTGGATCACTTTTTCTGGAATTGTGTTAACCACTGCCTCTCTAGTTTTTTGTGGTTTTGTTCAATCTCTATACTGGCTGATCGGTTTAATTAGTTTGGCTGGTATTGGAATTGGTGTCACGCTTCCCTGCTTAGATTCCTTAATAACGGAAGGGATTGATAAAGCGGAGCGCGGCACCATAACTTCCATTTATAGCTCTATGAGGTTCATTGGTGTTGCGCTAGGTCCCCCACTGGCGTCAATTCTTGTTAAATTTTCATCGCAAATCATGTTCTATAGTATATCTGGCACTTGTGTGGTAGCGGCGGTACTAGCTTTATTCGCTATTAAACCAAGTCAAGAAGAAGAACTCTCCCCAAAATCAAGTAAAAGAGAAGCCTGGTGGCAATAA
- a CDS encoding MBL fold metallo-hydrolase, which yields MEHHYIPMTSVRSGVCEEVSHNLFCYTNQIVNINLVGTAENWVLVDTGMPQSATRILEVVEDRFGAESKPKAIILTHGHFDHVGAVIDLVEAWHVLVYAHELEIPYLTGQASYPEPDGSVEGGLIAKISPFFPNEPINLGSHVRPLPSDGSIPGMLGWRWIHTPGHTPGHVSLFRGKDKTLIAGDAFVTVEQDSIYKVFTQKKQLTGPPVYFTTDWHAAEHSVRKLEALKPSVAITGHGVPMSGEELTSGLFQLATDFQRLAVPNHGRYVDDKIEIQ from the coding sequence ATGGAACATCATTATATACCGATGACCTCTGTTAGAAGCGGTGTCTGCGAAGAGGTCAGCCACAATCTATTCTGTTATACCAATCAGATTGTTAACATAAATTTGGTTGGCACTGCCGAAAATTGGGTATTAGTTGATACGGGCATGCCGCAATCCGCCACACGTATTCTAGAAGTAGTTGAAGATCGATTTGGCGCAGAATCGAAACCAAAGGCCATTATTCTAACACATGGGCACTTTGATCACGTTGGCGCTGTTATTGACCTTGTTGAAGCTTGGCATGTATTGGTCTATGCCCACGAGTTAGAAATACCCTATTTAACTGGTCAAGCTAGTTACCCAGAGCCAGACGGATCGGTTGAAGGTGGACTAATCGCAAAGATCTCACCATTCTTTCCAAATGAACCCATTAATCTTGGAAGTCATGTACGACCTTTGCCCTCTGATGGAAGCATCCCTGGCATGCTAGGATGGAGATGGATTCATACACCAGGTCATACGCCTGGACATGTTTCACTATTTCGAGGTAAGGACAAGACACTTATTGCGGGAGATGCATTTGTAACGGTTGAGCAGGACTCAATTTACAAGGTTTTCACTCAGAAGAAGCAGCTGACAGGTCCTCCGGTATACTTTACAACCGATTGGCATGCGGCTGAGCATTCCGTGAGAAAGTTAGAAGCTCTAAAGCCGAGCGTAGCCATAACTGGTCATGGGGTACCTATGTCTGGTGAGGAACTAACTAGCGGATTGTTTCAATTGGCCACCGATTTCCAAAGACTAGCTGTCCCTAACCATGGACGTTATGTAGATGACAAGATTGAAATTCAATAA
- a CDS encoding DUF3231 family protein, giving the protein MGILSGNPKDEPLHYGEIYSVWQASTVAKGAVSCYQAYLNHAGDKELKKVLDDLIDQAKLEIKELDKILVDNGIPSIPMLPERPPVKLEDIPVGARFTDPEISAKIAADTSLGLVACSQAMGQAIREDIGALFAKYHVTKTTLGLKILEMSKDKGWLIPPPLQIKRPETVNA; this is encoded by the coding sequence TTGGGAATTTTAAGTGGAAATCCAAAAGATGAACCTCTACATTACGGTGAAATTTATAGTGTATGGCAAGCTTCCACAGTAGCTAAAGGGGCTGTATCTTGCTATCAAGCTTATTTAAATCACGCAGGTGACAAAGAGCTAAAAAAAGTTCTAGACGATCTAATTGATCAAGCAAAGCTGGAAATTAAAGAACTAGATAAAATCCTTGTTGATAACGGAATTCCTTCTATTCCTATGCTTCCTGAAAGACCGCCAGTAAAACTCGAGGATATCCCAGTTGGTGCAAGATTTACAGATCCTGAAATTTCAGCCAAAATAGCGGCTGATACCTCACTAGGCTTGGTTGCTTGTAGTCAAGCTATGGGACAAGCAATTAGAGAAGATATCGGCGCTCTTTTTGCGAAATACCATGTAACTAAAACAACCTTAGGACTAAAAATACTTGAGATGAGTAAAGATAAAGGTTGGCTTATTCCCCCACCACTACAAATTAAAAGACCTGAGACGGTTAATGCTTGA
- a CDS encoding response regulator codes for MYKLILVDDEEIVRRGLRYFLDWESLGFQIVADFEDGRETIEYLKTHEVDIVLSDIRMAEVNGIQLAKHIYENYPQIRVIIISGYKDFEYAQQAIAYNVENYLLKPTKYDVITDVFQNLKLKLDQQKSDSIRQQQKSVRFDELLPLLKEQFYTDLVMGALRNTNELHKRIQLLSLSLDPAHCPCALIDLELYEREKLTIKPEKLTYSLKSIFLAENANFLYKAVFNEYQGMKLLAFPNHAVTQEELRKQLDTELNEIISRIRTNFDIEIRYHVTATFSNLIELAQFSLPLKLVYEETRGKDRLEPIEYDNLLEKYKLFMAHIMDGQIENTISMLDRLMDEFRDLPISFIHRLIMDLFAMVFRYYADRGQVGKIPHETAHNYHAVIEINDLEEIRKWAKQFIHDLMILNVNTKESNATLIVEAAQKYILQNFHRDLSLEEVANHVFLNHIYFSRIFKQALGINYIDYLTQLRIHKAIELLESRQFKIQEITEKVGYLNSKYFARLFKQTTGVSPKDYIRQQSLLSKGAENENKP; via the coding sequence ATGTACAAGCTTATTCTGGTAGACGACGAAGAGATAGTACGCAGAGGGTTACGATATTTCCTAGACTGGGAATCACTTGGGTTTCAGATCGTTGCTGACTTCGAGGACGGTAGAGAGACCATTGAATATTTAAAGACCCATGAGGTTGACATTGTTCTAAGCGATATTCGAATGGCAGAGGTTAATGGCATCCAATTAGCCAAGCATATATATGAAAACTATCCGCAGATTCGTGTCATTATCATTAGCGGTTACAAAGATTTCGAGTATGCTCAACAAGCCATTGCCTATAATGTAGAGAATTATTTATTAAAGCCGACGAAATACGATGTAATTACCGATGTATTCCAGAACTTGAAGCTAAAGTTAGATCAACAGAAAAGTGATTCTATTCGGCAACAACAGAAATCTGTTCGCTTTGATGAGCTTCTTCCACTATTGAAAGAGCAATTCTATACCGATCTGGTGATGGGTGCCTTGCGTAATACGAATGAGCTGCATAAGCGCATCCAATTATTATCTCTTTCCTTAGACCCTGCCCATTGTCCTTGCGCTTTAATTGATTTAGAACTATATGAGCGAGAGAAGCTGACAATTAAGCCAGAAAAACTAACCTATTCGTTAAAAAGCATTTTCCTTGCTGAAAATGCTAATTTCTTGTACAAAGCCGTCTTCAATGAATATCAGGGGATGAAATTACTTGCTTTTCCAAATCATGCTGTAACTCAGGAAGAACTTCGTAAGCAACTCGATACTGAGCTGAATGAAATTATTTCCCGAATCCGAACCAATTTTGACATCGAGATTCGTTATCATGTGACAGCCACATTTTCTAATTTGATTGAATTGGCCCAATTTAGCCTACCCTTAAAGCTCGTCTATGAAGAGACGCGAGGTAAAGACCGATTGGAGCCGATCGAATATGACAATTTGCTGGAGAAGTACAAATTATTCATGGCGCATATAATGGACGGCCAAATTGAGAATACCATAAGCATGCTTGATCGACTCATGGACGAATTTCGTGATTTGCCCATCTCATTTATCCATCGTTTGATAATGGATCTATTCGCAATGGTATTTCGATACTACGCGGATCGCGGGCAAGTTGGTAAGATTCCGCATGAGACCGCTCACAATTACCATGCTGTTATTGAAATCAACGATCTAGAGGAAATCCGTAAGTGGGCCAAGCAGTTTATCCATGACCTTATGATCCTCAATGTTAACACGAAAGAATCTAATGCCACCCTGATTGTCGAAGCAGCGCAGAAATATATTTTACAGAACTTTCATCGGGACTTGTCGCTGGAAGAAGTGGCTAATCACGTTTTCTTGAATCATATCTATTTTAGTCGAATCTTCAAGCAAGCCTTAGGTATCAATTATATTGATTATTTAACCCAATTGCGCATTCATAAAGCAATTGAATTGTTAGAATCACGTCAATTCAAAATTCAAGAGATAACCGAAAAAGTTGGCTATCTCAATAGTAAATACTTTGCCCGCTTGTTCAAACAAACAACAGGTGTCAGTCCAAAAGATTATATTCGACAACAAAGCTTGCTTTCAAAAGGTGCTGAAAATGAAAACAAACCGTAA